A section of the Humulus lupulus chromosome 2, drHumLupu1.1, whole genome shotgun sequence genome encodes:
- the LOC133813854 gene encoding uncharacterized protein LOC133813854 — MVRTRGASSKKTPVSQSRKVPSPLPPPSVSTAPLSVPAAATSVGKSCKSKACKKVFSLSHEHSMVFPDISADIVAPPSEVVVPSRAKDHSPLPFDSSLEVRAKSKSVSSSSKAAATGLLKLPLKPSQSKKNSVTPKRKLGLDASLSPLSAAKKKLKAHPPSLSSSESNPEEEKSESEATHDTTLSDETVPDNAESEAESDEPEKEDIVPSEQEAESDLDHIASPLTSKAKGKKPISGSTPSPKHSGSLVKFSGFVDRIVKEFYANLTNEIIEPSSPLYNKVFVRGHWFSFSPQDIALALHLPLDVEDDVDGASLDKDMVITVLVGQKMVWPSNTVISVSNLTYTYDVLHKFATINWKPTSHTATISFDMASFLYKVGTDVGVNLALVIHDQIIGFRKGNRKNLNLPFPQVIYKVLSLQKKDLQRDQEDLVAPTTAASYKASAPPTEATAAPSSKKVKPQYSGLVATEIAAIRASVDSLTARVMSIEGLQRSVLEAVQSLSKDPVV, encoded by the exons ATGGTAAGAACTCGTGGTGCTTCCTCCAAGAAGACTCCTGTTTCTCAATCCCGAAAGGTTCCATCTCCTTTGCCTCCTCCGTCTGTGTCAACAGCGCCTCTTTCTGTTCCAGCAGCTGCGACATCTGTTGGAAAGTCCTGCAAATCCAAGGCATGCAAGAAGGTGTTTTCGCTCTCTCATGAACATTCTATGGTGTTTCCAGATATCTCTGCTGACATTGTTGCACCACCATCTGAAGTGGTGGTGCCCTCTCGAGCCAAGGACCATTCTCCTCTTCCGTTTGATTCGTCTTTGGAGGTTAGGGCAAAATCGAAATCCGTTTCCTCCTCTTCCAAAGCTGCTGCTACTGGGTTGCTCAAATTGCCCTTGAAGCCGAGTCAGTCCAAGAAAAATTCTGTGACTCCCAAAAGGAAATTGGGGTTGGACGCATCTCTTTCTCCCTTGTCTGCTGCCAAGAAAAAATTGAAGGCTCATCCCCCTTCACTGTCTTCCTCCGAATCTAATCCTGAGGAAGAAAAGTCAGAATCTGAAGCAACCCATGATACCACATTGTCTGATGAAACAGTTCCTGACAATGCAGaatcagaggctgagtctgatgAGCCAGAAAAAGAAGACATTGTCCCCTCTGAACAAGAAGCCGAATCTGACTTAGACCACATTGCATCTCCTTTGACATCCAAAGCTAAAGGGAAGAAACCTATTTCTGGTTCTACACCTTCTCCAAAACATTCAGGTTCTTTGGTTAAATTTTCtggttttgtggatagaatagtcaaggaattctatgccaatcttACTAATGAAATTATTGAACCTTCATCTCCTCTGTATAACAAAGTGTTTGTTAGGGGCCAttggttctctttttctcctcaaGACATTGCTCTTGCTTTGCATCTTCCCCTTGATGTCGAGGATGATGTTGATGGTGCTTCTCTTGACAAGGACATGGTTATCACTGTGTTGGTAGGTCAAAAAATGGTATGGCCATCTAATACAGTCATCTCAGTCTCCAATCTCACCTACACTTATGATGTCCTCCATAAGTTTGCCACAATAAATTGGAAGCCCACTTCCCACACGGCCACTATCTCTTTTGATATGGCATCATTTTTGTACAAGGTGGGGACCGATGTTGGTGTAAATTTGGCTTTGGTTATTCATGATCAAATCATTGGGTTTCGCAAAGGTAATAGGAAAAACTTGAATCTTCCTTTTCCTCaagttatttataaagtgttgagtTTGCAGAAAAAAGATCTCCAACGTGATCAAGAAGACTTGGTGGCACCCACTACTGCTGCTTCCTACAAGGCCTCTGCCCCTCCTACTGAAGCCACTGCTGCTCCTTCCTCCAAGAAAGTCAAGCcccaat ATTCAGGACTTGTTGCAACAGAAATAGCTGCTATTCGAGCCTCTGTTGATTCTTTGACTGCTCGAGTGATGTCAATTGAAGGACTGCAACGTTCTGTGTTGGAGGCTGTTCAATCTCTGTCCAAAGATCcagttgtttag